From Alienimonas californiensis, a single genomic window includes:
- a CDS encoding DMT family transporter, with protein sequence MSSPLLAVASGPGVGVLAAAIVAGSISGFALACQPGINGELGKILSHKLHASLTSYIVGLTCTAVACLAIARSLPKPADYAGAPWWTLCGGAFGAFLVTASLIFAPKVGAGSWLGIMIVAQLAGAVLLDHWGLAGYDVRPATWARLVGVTLMVGGVAMVLRG encoded by the coding sequence ATGTCCTCCCCGCTCCTTGCCGTCGCTTCGGGGCCGGGGGTGGGCGTGTTGGCGGCGGCGATCGTCGCCGGGTCGATCTCCGGATTCGCCCTGGCCTGCCAGCCCGGGATCAACGGCGAGCTGGGCAAGATCCTCAGCCACAAGCTGCACGCCTCGCTGACCAGCTACATCGTCGGTCTGACCTGCACGGCCGTGGCCTGCCTGGCGATCGCCCGGTCGCTGCCGAAGCCGGCCGACTACGCCGGCGCCCCGTGGTGGACGCTCTGCGGCGGGGCGTTCGGGGCGTTCCTCGTCACCGCCAGCCTGATCTTCGCCCCCAAGGTCGGCGCCGGGTCTTGGCTGGGGATCATGATCGTCGCCCAACTCGCCGGCGCCGTGCTCCTCGATCACTGGGGCCTGGCCGGCTACGACGTGCGGCCGGCAACCTGGGCGCGGCTGGTCGGCGTCACGCTGATGGTCGGCGGCGTGGCGATGGTGCTCCGCGGGTGA
- a CDS encoding DUF1559 domain-containing protein: protein MLRRRSGFTLIELLVVIAIIAILVSLLLPAVQQAREAARRSQCQNNLKNIGLAMHNYQSTHKKFPFAWNSHGTGWSAMILPQLDQQAIYDTLTFQESGAGNYGSGPDNERMCGTLIPTFRCPSMTADEHISSNSGIPGRVPSAYSANISSVSWFDNSNGATKTPEDYYWDPNWTDPNPDEDIFPTFAFSKPHDGMFWEDSATSFKDVKDGAGQTILIGEVWTDPEFGQDGQGMDHWYIGSPQIDAPDTNECTEFVASTAVPLNTWLDPMSTGFMKEAAFGSEHTGGAFLGMVDGSVQFVSDTIDFDTYQALGSRNGGEVIDGAF, encoded by the coding sequence ATGCTTCGGCGTCGATCCGGGTTCACCCTCATCGAACTGCTGGTGGTGATCGCGATCATCGCGATCCTGGTCAGCCTGCTGCTCCCCGCCGTGCAGCAGGCCCGGGAGGCCGCCCGCCGCAGCCAGTGCCAGAACAACCTGAAAAACATCGGGTTGGCGATGCACAACTATCAGAGCACCCACAAGAAGTTCCCGTTTGCGTGGAACAGCCACGGGACCGGCTGGTCGGCGATGATTCTGCCGCAGCTTGATCAGCAGGCGATCTACGACACGCTCACGTTCCAGGAGAGCGGCGCCGGCAACTACGGCTCGGGTCCTGACAACGAGAGGATGTGCGGGACCCTGATCCCCACCTTCCGCTGTCCCTCGATGACGGCGGACGAGCATATCTCCTCCAACAGCGGCATCCCCGGCCGCGTGCCGTCGGCCTACTCGGCGAACATCTCCAGCGTCAGCTGGTTCGATAACTCCAACGGCGCCACGAAGACCCCCGAGGATTATTACTGGGACCCGAATTGGACCGACCCGAACCCCGACGAAGACATCTTCCCGACCTTCGCGTTCAGCAAGCCCCACGACGGCATGTTCTGGGAGGACAGCGCGACCTCCTTCAAGGACGTGAAGGACGGCGCCGGACAGACGATCCTCATCGGCGAGGTCTGGACCGACCCGGAGTTCGGGCAGGACGGCCAGGGGATGGACCACTGGTACATCGGCTCCCCGCAGATCGACGCCCCGGACACCAACGAGTGCACGGAGTTCGTCGCCTCCACCGCCGTGCCGCTGAACACCTGGCTGGACCCGATGTCCACCGGCTTCATGAAGGAAGCGGCCTTCGGCAGCGAGCACACCGGCGGAGCCTTCCTGGGCATGGTCGACGGGTCCGTGCAGTTCGTCTCAGACACGATCGACTTCGACACCTATCAGGCCCTCGGCAGCCGCAACGGCGGCGAGGTGATCGACGGCGCCTTCTGA
- a CDS encoding transthyretin-like family protein, translating to MSVLASSLRPLGRVVPLFALALTIGCGGPSPDYRSVGLADVSGVVTLDGAPLENAVVRFYEAGRRVRYSYGQTDADGRYSLQLNTRQDGVLPGEKEVVISTAATGFEVKNGGGPERVPARYNRDTELTRTVERDGSHSFDFDLTSDGEIAEPSSWSGAASDEDEVVNEG from the coding sequence ATGTCCGTACTCGCTTCGTCGCTCCGGCCGCTCGGCCGGGTCGTTCCCCTGTTTGCGCTGGCCCTGACGATCGGGTGCGGCGGGCCGAGCCCGGACTACCGGTCCGTCGGGCTGGCCGACGTCTCCGGCGTCGTCACGCTGGACGGCGCCCCGCTGGAGAACGCCGTCGTCCGTTTCTACGAGGCTGGCCGGCGCGTCCGCTACAGCTACGGCCAGACCGACGCCGACGGCCGGTACTCGTTGCAATTGAACACCCGGCAGGACGGCGTTCTGCCCGGCGAGAAGGAGGTGGTGATCTCCACCGCCGCGACCGGGTTCGAAGTCAAGAACGGCGGCGGGCCGGAACGCGTCCCCGCCCGCTACAACCGCGACACCGAACTGACCCGCACCGTGGAGCGGGACGGCTCGCACAGTTTCGATTTCGACCTCACCTCCGACGGCGAGATCGCCGAACCGAGTTCGTGGAGCGGAGCCGCCAGCGACGAGGACGAAGTCGTTAACGAGGGCTGA
- a CDS encoding DUF1559 family PulG-like putative transporter produces MLALIAVLVSLLLPAVQQSRERARAMQCVNSLTNLGAAMHHYHAVHRGFPIAQGGTDGGGDPTVESNAGRLSTFVPLTPYLDAPPLWEAIRTSQARPKLNEGGWDDPGGDPYADELYEEVADDTEDDGRPQVAGPFPPFGPHPDEGSYEPWATQLPILLCPSDGAPGPAAGEVADTNYVLNWGDHGLYNGRSDNPRGVAKAGGVVTLDEITDGLGNTLLMSETRRGEGGWAFSANVAVGLPATIFDDPQTNCVAAVGDPVEPGFYGQTAAAVVTAPLRGDRWTDGAVAYTGFNTILPPGGPSCVVGGTRTDEAGGTVVNPAADFAGGGILSAGSHHLNGVNVLLADGSVRWIANEIDAGDPHAGQPTDPAALAAGDLGESPYGLWGALGTRAAGELTGGF; encoded by the coding sequence GTGCTGGCCCTGATCGCCGTGTTGGTGAGCCTGTTGCTCCCGGCGGTGCAGCAATCCCGGGAGCGGGCCCGGGCGATGCAGTGCGTCAACAGCCTGACGAACCTCGGCGCCGCGATGCACCACTACCACGCGGTGCACCGCGGCTTTCCCATCGCCCAGGGCGGCACCGACGGCGGGGGCGACCCGACCGTCGAAAGCAACGCCGGCCGGCTCAGCACGTTCGTCCCGCTGACGCCCTACCTCGACGCCCCGCCGCTGTGGGAGGCGATTCGCACCTCCCAGGCCCGCCCAAAACTCAACGAGGGCGGATGGGACGACCCGGGCGGCGATCCCTATGCAGACGAACTGTATGAAGAGGTGGCCGACGACACGGAGGACGACGGCCGTCCGCAGGTCGCCGGGCCCTTCCCCCCGTTCGGCCCGCACCCCGACGAGGGCTCCTATGAACCGTGGGCGACGCAGCTCCCGATTCTGCTCTGCCCCTCCGACGGCGCCCCCGGCCCCGCCGCGGGGGAGGTCGCGGACACGAATTACGTCCTCAACTGGGGCGACCACGGCCTCTATAACGGCCGGTCGGACAACCCCCGCGGCGTGGCGAAGGCGGGCGGGGTCGTCACGCTGGACGAAATCACGGACGGCCTCGGCAACACCCTATTAATGTCGGAGACGCGGCGGGGCGAGGGGGGCTGGGCGTTTTCCGCGAACGTGGCCGTCGGGCTGCCGGCGACCATTTTTGACGATCCGCAGACGAACTGCGTCGCGGCAGTCGGCGACCCGGTGGAACCGGGCTTCTACGGGCAAACCGCCGCGGCCGTCGTCACGGCGCCGCTCCGCGGCGATCGCTGGACGGACGGGGCCGTGGCCTACACCGGGTTCAACACGATCCTGCCGCCGGGCGGGCCTTCCTGCGTCGTCGGCGGAACCCGGACGGACGAGGCCGGGGGGACGGTGGTCAACCCCGCCGCCGACTTCGCCGGCGGCGGGATTCTCTCCGCGGGGTCACATCATCTCAACGGCGTGAACGTCCTGCTGGCGGACGGGTCGGTGCGGTGGATCGCGAACGAGATCGACGCCGGCGATCCCCACGCCGGCCAACCGACCGACCCCGCGGCGCTGGCGGCCGGCGACCTCGGCGAAAGCCCCTACGGCCTGTGGGGCGCCCTGGGCACCCGGGCCGCCGGCGAACTGACCGGCGGCTTCTAG
- a CDS encoding TIGR03000 domain-containing protein yields the protein MAVPADAGLFGLFGGHGQGSSGGYGSYGSSGGSYYGGSSGGGSYGGSSGGSYYGGSSGGSSGGYYGATSYYGGSSGGSSSGGGGLFGGGGLLSGLFGHHRSGGGSSGGYGSYGSSGGSSGGYATYYGGGSSGGFGSSGGYGYGSGAYYGGGLGSSGYYSGYGAVDGPSYGGSYGSYYGGSFGSYGGGYGTYYGGGYGGSYGGGYGYGSHGLFGAAAPVASPAVASPFVPGALPAGVAGPIAPGVELAANERAAGNLRTAAKVVQRNETRAQIVMNLPDAATVTLVDQPMGGEGPVRMFESPDLEAGQAYAYPITVTLPVEGSAAPLSVEAVQVVRAGVRVELTATVVDGVLTLVQSPGQAGAPPLKTATDSPSDLNAPESAEPAAGEPAVADDRVALR from the coding sequence GTGGCCGTCCCGGCTGACGCCGGGCTGTTCGGTCTGTTCGGCGGCCACGGCCAGGGCAGTTCCGGCGGCTACGGCTCGTACGGCTCCTCCGGCGGGAGCTACTACGGCGGGTCCAGCGGCGGCGGTTCCTACGGCGGATCGAGCGGCGGGAGCTACTACGGCGGATCGAGCGGCGGCTCCAGCGGCGGCTACTACGGCGCCACGAGCTACTACGGCGGGTCCAGCGGCGGCTCCTCCTCCGGTGGCGGCGGGCTGTTCGGCGGCGGCGGGCTGCTCAGCGGCCTGTTCGGCCACCACCGCAGCGGCGGCGGCTCCTCCGGCGGGTACGGCTCCTACGGGAGCTCCGGCGGGTCCTCCGGCGGCTACGCCACCTACTACGGCGGCGGTTCCTCCGGCGGGTTCGGCTCCTCCGGCGGCTACGGCTACGGCTCCGGCGCCTATTACGGCGGCGGCCTCGGCTCCTCCGGCTACTACAGCGGGTACGGGGCCGTCGACGGGCCGTCCTACGGCGGCAGCTACGGCTCCTACTACGGCGGGTCGTTCGGCTCCTACGGCGGCGGCTACGGCACCTACTACGGCGGCGGATACGGCGGGTCCTACGGCGGCGGATACGGCTACGGCAGCCACGGTCTGTTCGGCGCCGCCGCCCCGGTCGCCTCGCCGGCCGTCGCCTCCCCGTTCGTGCCCGGCGCCCTGCCGGCCGGCGTGGCCGGTCCGATCGCCCCGGGCGTGGAACTCGCCGCGAACGAGCGGGCCGCCGGCAACCTCCGCACCGCCGCGAAGGTCGTGCAGCGGAACGAAACCCGCGCCCAGATCGTGATGAACCTGCCGGACGCGGCGACCGTCACGCTGGTCGACCAGCCGATGGGCGGCGAAGGCCCGGTGCGGATGTTCGAGAGCCCGGACCTCGAAGCCGGCCAGGCGTACGCCTACCCGATCACCGTCACCCTGCCGGTCGAAGGCTCCGCCGCCCCGCTGAGCGTCGAAGCCGTGCAGGTGGTGCGGGCCGGCGTGCGGGTCGAACTGACCGCGACCGTCGTCGACGGCGTGCTGACCCTCGTCCAGTCCCCCGGCCAGGCCGGCGCCCCGCCGCTCAAGACCGCCACGGACAGCCCGAGCGATCTGAACGCCCCGGAGTCCGCCGAGCCCGCCGCCGGGGAACCGGCCGTGGCCGACGACCGCGTCGCCCTGCGGTAA
- a CDS encoding HTTM domain-containing protein — MRGYIHAVAAFVLNLPRRLATDAADLAAAYHRFWFAPSAPYTLGVVRMLAGGMALYSTAIWGLEFDAFFTNGGFQPLEMVNVPGTMSFWFFVPDAWAWPAHLLCLGALALYTVGLGTIVTKWLAFVIVASYAQRAPMATFGLDQIETFLTLYLALAPCGAAYSVDALLRKRRGGGSSRNEVSPRTTVATRLIQVHLCVLYTFAGLAKLKGEAWWDGTAIWKAISNLEYQTADLTWLAAAEPVGHLITHVTVVWELTFWALVWRPRLRPYVLAIGTGMHLGIGAFLGMWTFGLVMTFAYVAFVPPETFRPRLSRPTPQS; from the coding sequence GTGAGGGGTTATATTCACGCCGTCGCCGCGTTCGTGCTGAACCTGCCGCGGCGACTGGCGACGGACGCCGCGGATCTCGCCGCGGCCTATCACCGGTTCTGGTTCGCCCCGTCGGCGCCGTACACGCTGGGCGTGGTCCGCATGCTTGCGGGCGGGATGGCGCTGTATAGCACGGCGATCTGGGGCCTCGAGTTCGACGCGTTCTTCACGAACGGCGGCTTTCAGCCGTTGGAGATGGTGAACGTCCCGGGGACGATGTCCTTCTGGTTCTTCGTGCCGGACGCCTGGGCGTGGCCGGCGCACCTGCTCTGCCTGGGCGCGCTGGCGCTGTATACGGTCGGGCTGGGCACGATCGTGACGAAGTGGCTGGCGTTCGTCATCGTCGCCTCCTACGCCCAGCGGGCGCCGATGGCGACCTTCGGGCTGGATCAAATTGAAACCTTCCTCACCCTGTATCTGGCGCTGGCGCCCTGCGGGGCGGCGTATTCCGTCGACGCCCTGCTGCGGAAGCGCCGGGGGGGCGGTTCGTCCCGCAATGAAGTGTCACCCCGCACCACCGTGGCGACGCGGCTGATTCAGGTGCACCTCTGTGTGCTCTATACCTTCGCCGGGCTGGCGAAACTGAAGGGGGAGGCCTGGTGGGACGGCACGGCGATCTGGAAGGCGATCTCCAACCTCGAATATCAAACCGCGGACCTCACCTGGCTGGCGGCCGCGGAGCCGGTGGGGCACCTCATCACCCATGTGACGGTCGTGTGGGAGCTCACGTTCTGGGCGCTGGTCTGGCGGCCGCGGCTGCGGCCCTACGTGCTGGCGATCGGCACGGGGATGCACCTGGGGATCGGGGCGTTTCTGGGAATGTGGACGTTCGGTCTGGTGATGACCTTCGCCTACGTCGCCTTCGTCCCGCCGGAGACCTTTCGCCCCCGTCTCTCCCGGCCTACTCCCCAGTCCTGA
- a CDS encoding tetratricopeptide repeat protein translates to MRVPFLTALCSLALIGCGANEASAPTTPAALVERARVLRERDDLAGAEEALTQALAAIPEAASGATTDDDALRAEALLERGITREQRDRPEDAEADYTAALALDGTLSRAWNNRAAVRASGGRLEEALEDWDAALAADPGDELALANRALARQEAGDFEGALKDAAAWERLAAGTFGPAYRKGTILLAQGENAAAVEALTEATRRAAAVQTDDPASFAVAWRELATALRRVGQPRESAQAWAEAVGRDPRLASSAEAIAAQFVSAAVDALEKRGFAPAGRPAPEGFDLLMNREDGAPVPVLLAEPAAGGAFVLSLEQLGRLEAAPEAWIAVPEEDTSEGARVTLHRAGEALRRGPRPVRFLIPADAPPTVEATPAPAPEPVPVPAEE, encoded by the coding sequence ATGCGCGTCCCCTTCCTCACGGCCCTGTGCTCGCTCGCCCTGATCGGCTGCGGGGCGAACGAGGCGAGTGCCCCCACCACGCCCGCGGCGCTGGTGGAACGCGCCCGCGTGCTGCGGGAGCGGGACGACCTCGCCGGGGCCGAGGAGGCCCTCACCCAGGCTCTCGCCGCGATTCCGGAGGCGGCGTCCGGGGCGACGACGGACGACGACGCCCTGCGGGCCGAGGCCCTCTTGGAACGCGGCATCACCCGGGAGCAGCGGGACCGCCCGGAAGACGCGGAGGCGGACTACACCGCGGCGCTGGCGCTGGACGGCACGCTCTCCCGGGCCTGGAACAACCGGGCCGCGGTGCGGGCCAGCGGGGGGCGCCTGGAGGAGGCGCTGGAAGACTGGGATGCCGCCCTCGCCGCCGATCCGGGGGACGAACTGGCGCTGGCCAACCGGGCGCTGGCCCGGCAGGAAGCGGGCGATTTTGAAGGCGCCCTAAAAGACGCGGCCGCCTGGGAGCGGCTGGCCGCGGGGACCTTCGGGCCGGCTTACCGCAAGGGCACGATCCTGCTGGCGCAGGGGGAGAACGCCGCCGCGGTCGAGGCCCTGACCGAAGCGACCCGCCGGGCCGCCGCGGTGCAGACGGACGATCCCGCCTCCTTCGCCGTCGCCTGGCGGGAGTTGGCGACGGCGCTGCGGCGGGTCGGCCAGCCGCGGGAATCGGCGCAGGCGTGGGCGGAGGCCGTCGGCCGCGACCCCCGCCTGGCCTCCAGCGCCGAGGCGATTGCCGCCCAGTTCGTCTCCGCCGCCGTGGACGCCCTGGAGAAACGCGGCTTCGCCCCCGCCGGCCGACCGGCCCCGGAAGGCTTCGACCTGCTGATGAACCGGGAGGACGGCGCGCCCGTCCCCGTGCTGCTGGCCGAACCGGCCGCGGGCGGGGCGTTCGTGCTCTCCCTCGAACAACTCGGCCGGCTGGAGGCCGCCCCGGAGGCCTGGATCGCGGTGCCGGAGGAGGACACCTCCGAGGGCGCCCGCGTCACGCTGCACCGGGCCGGCGAGGCGTTGCGGCGCGGCCCGCGGCCGGTGCGGTTCCTGATCCCGGCGGACGCTCCGCCGACGGTCGAAGCGACCCCGGCGCCCGCCCCCGAGCCGGTGCCGGTTCCCGCCGAGGAGTGA